The Vicia villosa cultivar HV-30 ecotype Madison, WI linkage group LG1, Vvil1.0, whole genome shotgun sequence genome includes a region encoding these proteins:
- the LOC131633222 gene encoding uncharacterized protein LOC131633222 isoform X2 has protein sequence MSWLFKSNHPNPESSNHHPAVINSSPPPSTAVDHGVKEDLSLIFRGVANFLAPPPTSSSSPSSPSGESTAPSKTLTGIRNDLVEIGGSFRTSLSLLSPRKAVTGISKLASQLLQSESDHEEVDGGAVPGTTEDVVRFVKEISTRPECWTEFPFPLHNDCSLSNSQREHALAIEQLVPEFVTLRMNLCSYMNVEKFWMIYFLLILPRLNQHDFECLSTPKIVQARDVLLRKLEERNDTHAGECDKSGIMDTHQEGREDSGAESITLDQNQILAETTNAIKGLEIDDTTNSEKWLTDTDIDATSLTSGTKHQPEEDISFSDLEEYGSYSSDNKLSSQREVFRGSSPEGSSGWVQLSENKRGGRQKAIHLKGKDSEDESNDWLAVDEFH, from the exons atgtctTGGCTCTTCAAGTCCAACCACCCTAACCCAGAATCTTCCAATCATCACCCCGCCGTCATCAACTCCTCTCCGCCGCCCTCCACCGCCGTTGATCACGGCGTCAAAGAAGACCTATCACTGATTTTCCGTGGCGTCGCCAACTTCCTCGCTCCACCTCctacatcttcatcttctccctcCTCTCCCTCCGGTGAGTCCACCGCACCTTCGAAAACTCTCACCGGAATCCGGAACGATCTCGTGGAGATCGGAGGAAGTTTCAGAACCTCACTCTCACTTCTCTCCCCGAGAAAAGCCGTTACCGGAATCTCCAAGTTAGCTTCTCAATTATTGCAGTCCGAGTCCGATCATGAAGAGGTTGACGGTGGCGCTGTGCCTGGAACAACGGAGGATGTTGTTCGTTTCGTGAAGGAAATTTCTACTCGGCCGGAGTGTTGGACTGAGTTCCCCTTTCCGCTCCATAATG ATTGCAGCCTGTCCAATTCTCAGAGAGAGCACGCACTAGCTATAGAACAACTGGTGCCTGAGTTTGTTACACTTAGAATGAACCTTTGCAGTTACATGAATGTGGAAAAGTTTTGGATgatctattttttattaatacttCCAAGACTTAATCAGCATGACTTCGAGTGCCTATCGACCCCAAAG atTGTTCAAGCAAGAGATGTTCTCCTACGGAAACTAGAAGAGAGGAACGATACACATGCTGGAGAATGCGACAAATCAGGTATTATGGATACACATCAAGAGGGTAGGGAAGACAGTGGAGCAGAAAGTATCACATTAGACCAAAACCAGATATTGGCCGAAACTACAAATGCAATAAAGGGTTTAGAAATTGATGACACGACAAATAGTGAAAAATGGCTGACAGATACAGATATTGATGCTACTTCATTGACTTCCGGTACAAAGCATCAACCAGAAGAAGACATCTCATTCAGTGACTTGGAAGAATATGGAAGTTATAGCTCTGATAATAAATTATCAAGCCAGCGGGAGGTTTTCAGAGGTTCATCACCTGAAGGTTCGAGTGGCTGGGTTCAGCTAAGCGAAAACAAGAGGGGTGGCCGGCAGAAAGCTATCCATTTAAAAGGTAAAGATTCTGAAGATGAATCAAATGACTGGCTCGCCGTTGACGAGTTTCATTAA
- the LOC131607434 gene encoding uncharacterized protein LOC131607434 — protein sequence MSWLFKSNHPNPESSNHHPAVINSSPPPSTAVDHGVKEDLSLIFRGVANFLAPPPTSSSSPSSPSGESTAPSKTLTGIRNDLVEIGGSFRTSLSLLSPRKAVTGISKLASQLLQSESDHEEVDGGAVPGTTEDVVRFVKEISTRPECWTEFPFPLHNADCSLSNSQREHALAIEQLIVQARDVLLRKLEERNDTHAGECDKSGIMDTHQEGREDSGAESITLDQNQILAETTNAIKGLEIDDTTNSEKWLTDTDIDATSLTSGTKHQPEEDISFSDLEEYGSYSSDNKLSSQREVFRGSSPEGSSGWVQLSENKRGGRQKAIHLKGKDSEDESNDWLAVDEFH from the exons atgtctTGGCTCTTCAAGTCCAACCACCCTAACCCAGAATCTTCCAATCATCACCCCGCCGTCATCAACTCCTCTCCGCCGCCCTCCACCGCCGTTGATCACGGCGTCAAAGAAGACCTATCACTGATTTTCCGTGGCGTCGCCAACTTCCTCGCTCCACCTCctacatcttcatcttctccctcCTCTCCCTCCGGTGAGTCCACCGCACCTTCGAAAACTCTCACCGGAATCCGGAACGATCTCGTGGAGATCGGAGGAAGTTTCAGAACCTCACTCTCACTTCTCTCCCCGAGAAAAGCCGTTACCGGAATCTCCAAGTTAGCTTCTCAATTATTGCAGTCCGAGTCCGATCATGAAGAGGTTGACGGTGGCGCTGTGCCTGGAACAACGGAGGATGTTGTTCGTTTCGTGAAGGAAATTTCTACTCGGCCGGAGTGTTGGACTGAGTTCCCCTTTCCGCTCCATAATG CAGATTGCAGCCTGTCCAATTCTCAGAGAGAGCACGCACTAGCTATAGAACAACTG atTGTTCAAGCAAGAGATGTTCTCCTACGGAAACTAGAAGAGAGGAACGATACACATGCTGGAGAATGCGACAAATCAGGTATTATGGATACACATCAAGAGGGTAGGGAAGACAGTGGAGCAGAAAGTATCACATTAGACCAAAACCAGATATTGGCCGAAACTACAAATGCAATAAAGGGTTTAGAAATTGATGACACGACAAATAGTGAAAAATGGCTGACAGATACAGATATTGATGCTACTTCATTGACTTCCGGTACAAAGCATCAACCAGAAGAAGACATCTCATTCAGTGACTTGGAAGAATATGGAAGTTATAGCTCTGATAATAAATTATCAAGCCAGCGGGAGGTTTTCAGAGGTTCATCACCTGAAGGTTCGAGTGGCTGGGTTCAGCTAAGCGAAAACAAGAGGGGTGGCCGGCAGAAAGCTATCCATTTAAAAGGTAAAGATTCTGAAGATGAATCAAATGACTGGCTCGCCGTTGACGAGTTTCATTAA
- the LOC131633222 gene encoding uncharacterized protein LOC131633222 isoform X1, whose protein sequence is MSWLFKSNHPNPESSNHHPAVINSSPPPSTAVDHGVKEDLSLIFRGVANFLAPPPTSSSSPSSPSGESTAPSKTLTGIRNDLVEIGGSFRTSLSLLSPRKAVTGISKLASQLLQSESDHEEVDGGAVPGTTEDVVRFVKEISTRPECWTEFPFPLHNADCSLSNSQREHALAIEQLVPEFVTLRMNLCSYMNVEKFWMIYFLLILPRLNQHDFECLSTPKIVQARDVLLRKLEERNDTHAGECDKSGIMDTHQEGREDSGAESITLDQNQILAETTNAIKGLEIDDTTNSEKWLTDTDIDATSLTSGTKHQPEEDISFSDLEEYGSYSSDNKLSSQREVFRGSSPEGSSGWVQLSENKRGGRQKAIHLKGKDSEDESNDWLAVDEFH, encoded by the exons atgtctTGGCTCTTCAAGTCCAACCACCCTAACCCAGAATCTTCCAATCATCACCCCGCCGTCATCAACTCCTCTCCGCCGCCCTCCACCGCCGTTGATCACGGCGTCAAAGAAGACCTATCACTGATTTTCCGTGGCGTCGCCAACTTCCTCGCTCCACCTCctacatcttcatcttctccctcCTCTCCCTCCGGTGAGTCCACCGCACCTTCGAAAACTCTCACCGGAATCCGGAACGATCTCGTGGAGATCGGAGGAAGTTTCAGAACCTCACTCTCACTTCTCTCCCCGAGAAAAGCCGTTACCGGAATCTCCAAGTTAGCTTCTCAATTATTGCAGTCCGAGTCCGATCATGAAGAGGTTGACGGTGGCGCTGTGCCTGGAACAACGGAGGATGTTGTTCGTTTCGTGAAGGAAATTTCTACTCGGCCGGAGTGTTGGACTGAGTTCCCCTTTCCGCTCCATAATG CAGATTGCAGCCTGTCCAATTCTCAGAGAGAGCACGCACTAGCTATAGAACAACTGGTGCCTGAGTTTGTTACACTTAGAATGAACCTTTGCAGTTACATGAATGTGGAAAAGTTTTGGATgatctattttttattaatacttCCAAGACTTAATCAGCATGACTTCGAGTGCCTATCGACCCCAAAG atTGTTCAAGCAAGAGATGTTCTCCTACGGAAACTAGAAGAGAGGAACGATACACATGCTGGAGAATGCGACAAATCAGGTATTATGGATACACATCAAGAGGGTAGGGAAGACAGTGGAGCAGAAAGTATCACATTAGACCAAAACCAGATATTGGCCGAAACTACAAATGCAATAAAGGGTTTAGAAATTGATGACACGACAAATAGTGAAAAATGGCTGACAGATACAGATATTGATGCTACTTCATTGACTTCCGGTACAAAGCATCAACCAGAAGAAGACATCTCATTCAGTGACTTGGAAGAATATGGAAGTTATAGCTCTGATAATAAATTATCAAGCCAGCGGGAGGTTTTCAGAGGTTCATCACCTGAAGGTTCGAGTGGCTGGGTTCAGCTAAGCGAAAACAAGAGGGGTGGCCGGCAGAAAGCTATCCATTTAAAAGGTAAAGATTCTGAAGATGAATCAAATGACTGGCTCGCCGTTGACGAGTTTCATTAA
- the LOC131633236 gene encoding vesicle-associated membrane protein 711-like codes for MGILYGMVARGQVVLAEFSATQSNASVVAKQILNKINQGTDNYNDSNVSFSHDRYVFHVKRTDGLTVLCMAEEAFGRRLPFSFLEDIHSRFVKTYARAIVSAPAYTMNDEFSRVLSQQMDYYSTDPNADRLNRLKGEMTQVKTVMIDNIEKVLERGGRLEMLVEKTSAMNSNSIRFKSQSRRYKNNMWWMNVRLTVTLIIIFVIVFYIILAFMCHSPLLTSCWR; via the exons ATGGGGATTTTATATGGAATGGTGGCTAGGGGACAGGTTGTTTTGGCTGAGTTTAGCGCGACTCAGAGCAATGCGAGTGTGGTTGCTAAACAAATACTTAACAAGATTAATCAAGGGACTGATAATTACAATGATAGCAATGTTTCGTTCTCGCATGATCGTTATGTTTTTCATGTCAAGAGAACCGATGGCCTCACGGTTCTTTGTATGGCTGAAGAAGCATTCGGAA GAAGGCTTCCATTTTCGTTTCTTGAAGATATTCATAGTAGATTTGTGAAGACATACGCTCGTGCAATTGTTTCGGCTCCTGCCTATACCATGAACGATGAATTCTCGAGGGTTCTTAGCCAGCAGATGGATTATTATTCTACCGATCCAAATGCTGATAGATTGAACCGTCTCAAAGGTGAAATGACTCAG GTGAAAACTGTTATGATTGATAACATTGAGAaagtgttggaaagaggtggtcGTTTGGAAATGCTGGTTGAGAAAACTTCAGCAATGAACAGCAATTCAATTCGTTTCAAAAGTCAGTCTCGTCGATATAAGAATAACATGTGGTGGATGAATGTTAGGCTAAC GGTTACACTTATCATTATTTTTGTCATTGTCTTTTACATTATACTAGCATTTATGTGCCATAGTCCTTTGTTGACTTCATGCTGGAGATAA